The sequence GAGCCCCAGGAGGTCCTGCTTCGGCGTCGTCTTGCCATCGCCCTCCTCCTCTTTCCTCGAGCTGATGACGGCGTAGAGAAGCTGGTCGATCTCCTTCCCAAGCTTCCACGCCCCGTACGATCTCTTAGCGAACATCAGCTTGCCGAAAGGGACACCCACCGGCCGGTTCGTCTTGAACAGCatcttctgcatgagctgcagcttCCCGAACACCTTCTCCCCATTCCCCTCGCTGATGCCGAAGCTGGTCTTGGCTATGATTTCTGCCGCATTCTTGGTCACATCCTTCTCCACATCTATCTCACGTTGGCCGCGGGCGAGCCGCTCGCTCCACTCCGTCAGCATCTTCTTGGTCGTCTCTTCCATCACACTCACCATGGCCTGCATGTCATGCATTTCTTGAGCTCAGTAAGGAACAAGGATTCCAACAAAGCCTAGAAGCTCACCTTCAGATTTGTCATGGAGAATGCTGGTGTAATGATATGCCTGTGGTGAGTCCATTCATCGCCATCAACCATCACCAGTCCTTTCCCAAACAGTGGCTTTCTATCGTGCTTGAACACATCTGGCTTCCCCCACTTCTTGTCCATGGCGCCGGAAGTCACCCTCTTGAGGAACTCAGGATCAGCAACGTACAAGAACGGCTCTGTTCCAAGCCAGTAAACGAAGACCTTCCCTGCATGCATACCATTAAACACATAGGTTACAGGAGAAGTCTCCACTCGGAAAACCATCAACCATGCATGCATGCCATGATGACGCACTTACCGTAAGCTTCTCTCCATCGGGAGAAGTAAGGGAGTACGCGAGAGTGGATATCATGTGCGATGCTCGACGAGCCTGGAGATGACGTCTCTCCTCCCTTCTTGCTCATCTCCACCAGGTTCCCCAAGGGGAAGAGTGGAGGAGGGCCAGCAAGGCCGCACTTCCTGAGCCGGCGCCACTTGACGGCCGGCAAGAGCCAGAAGATGCAGACGGCTCCGGAAAGCAAGAATAGGAGCAGAACTCCCATAGCCAAGCCCAAGCATTGCATGGACACAAGGATCTCCATGATCAGTGATCTATCTACGAGTCCTTGCTTCTTTATATGGTAAACCTCCTATCTCAATCTACGATGGTGTTTCTCTGTGAAGAACAAGGGAGACGGTGTTCCCTTTTATAGTGGAGGGAGGgtgctctctctctttctctctctcccccccagGTCAGAGGTTGAATCAAAACGTGCTATtatagatctctctctctctctctctcttgtgctgCATAATGATGCGTTAAAGCTTTGTTTCTCTCGAttattgctatatatatatatataagagagagagagatgacaggTCGCCAAAGAACACGCGAGCATTTGACAACCGCATTCGGCCGGACGATTGCTGTTCATCGTGCGTCTCCAATCACCGGAAAAGTCCAGTTTTCTTCGAAGCTGTTGAGGGAGAGGACAAGAACCAAGGACAGTGCGATACACCCGCGGGAGTCCACCGAGGGCAAGAGACGTGAGGCGGCGGCTTCGTGGCGGTAGGCGCGGTGGCCGGTGGCAGCTGGAGGCCGAACAGCGGGCACGAGGGGCTTGAGCGTCGAGAACACACGTCGACCGCGGGCGCCACATGGCGCGGCCCGAGACGGGCCGAGAACGTGTAGGGTGTTCCGGCCGAGCTGTGGCTGCCACGAGGCGTTCGGTGGTGGTGATGAACGAGCCCTGCCGTCCCTAGTCGTTACCACGTGCAGCACATTGTGTACGAGTCTCGCCATTTCCGCCACTTTCTCCTCTCTTCGTCTTCCTCACCGCTGTTCCCGTCACATCAATCGCCTCGCTTTACCTGTGGTGGAAGGCAGAAGTCTTCCCCAAAGGCTGCCGGTTGACGAGGGCGATCACAGGAGAAGGATTTGATGTGATGCACAGCTTCTGATACTATATAGCATGCTGCAAAAAAGACAAAGACAAACCCTCATTAACATTAAACTTAGTTTAAGTAATATTAACTGAGGTTACTATTGagtattaaaaatattcatgttCAAAAAACC comes from Musa acuminata AAA Group cultivar baxijiao chromosome BXJ3-3, Cavendish_Baxijiao_AAA, whole genome shotgun sequence and encodes:
- the LOC103979509 gene encoding cytokinin hydroxylase-like, which translates into the protein MEILVSMQCLGLAMGVLLLFLLSGAVCIFWLLPAVKWRRLRKCGLAGPPPLFPLGNLVEMSKKGGETSSPGSSSIAHDIHSRVLPYFSRWREAYGKVFVYWLGTEPFLYVADPEFLKRVTSGAMDKKWGKPDVFKHDRKPLFGKGLVMVDGDEWTHHRHIITPAFSMTNLKAMVSVMEETTKKMLTEWSERLARGQREIDVEKDVTKNAAEIIAKTSFGISEGNGEKVFGKLQLMQKMLFKTNRPVGVPFGKLMFAKRSYGAWKLGKEIDQLLYAVISSRKEEEGDGKTTPKQDLLGLLLAGNRENAQGGGRNLTARELVDECKTFFFGGHETTAIALSWALFLLALHPEWQSALREEVVQVSGGRPLDSTMLSKLTKMGWVWNEVLRLYPPSPNAQRQARDDIQVGDTMVIPKGTNMWIDLVGMHHDPALWGDDVNEFNPERFREDLHGGCRHRMGFLPFGLGERICVGRNLTAMEFKIVLSLILRSFSWSLSPAYAHSPKVMLTLRPSHGVHLILHPFP